The Benincasa hispida cultivar B227 chromosome 11, ASM972705v1, whole genome shotgun sequence genome has a segment encoding these proteins:
- the LOC120089736 gene encoding serine/threonine-protein kinase SRK2A-like → MENRYEPLKDLGSGNFGVARLVRDKKTNELVAVKYIERGKKIDEKVQREIINHRSLRHPNIIRFKEVFLTPTHLAIVMEYAAGGELFGRICSAGRFSEDEARFFFQQLISGVSYCHSMQICHRDLKLENTLLDGSPTPQLKICDFGYSKSALLHSQPKSTVGTPAYIAPEVLSRKEYDGKISDVWSCGVTLYVMLVGAYPFEDPEDPRNFRKTIARILSVQYSIPDYVRVSVECRNLLSRIFVANPAKRITIQEIKQLPWFFKNLPKELIEIEKTNFKQQEPNHPSQSVEEIMQIVQEAMTPGEVSKIGDQMLAGGSGLDDLEADIDSEVDVSGDYVTAV, encoded by the exons ATGGAGAATCGGTATGAGCCATTGAAGGACCTTGGCTCTGGGAATTTTGGAGTTGCTAGGCTTGTTAGAGACAAGAAGACAAACGAGCTTGTTGCAGTCAAGTACATTGAGAGAGGGAAGAAG ATTGATGAGAAAGTTCAGAGGGAAATCATTAATCATCGATCGTTGCGGCACCCTAACATTATCAGATTCAAGGAG GTCTTCTTAACCCCAACTCATTTAGCCATAGTCATGGAATATGCAGCTGGCGGGGAACTTTTTGGAAGAATATGCAGTGCTGGTCGATTTAGCGAAGACGAG GCAAGATTTTTCTTCCAGCAGCTAATATCTGGAGTCAGCTACTGCCATTCCATG CAAATTTGTCACAGGGATCTGAAATTGGAAAacacactcttggatggaagtCCTACACCACAACTTAAGATATGTGACTTTGGTTACTCAAAG TCCGCTTTATTACACTCACAACCGAAATCGACTGTTGGGACACCGGCATATATTGCACCGGAGGTTCTATCACGGAAGGAGTATGATGGAAAG ATTTCAGATGTTTGGTCATGTGGAGTGACATTGTACGTGATGTTGGTTGGAGCATATCCATTCGAGGATCCTGAAGATCCGAGAAATTTCCGAAAGACGATAGCA AGAATATTGAGTGTTCAATACTCAATACCTGATTATGTACGCGTGTCCGTGGAGTGTCGCAACCTTCTTTCTCGCATATTTGTCGCTAACCCCGCAAAG AGGATCACCATCCAAGAGATAAAACAGCTGCCATGGTTTTTCAAGAACTTGCCAAAGGAGCTAATTGAGATTGAAAAAACCAACTTCAAACAACAAGAACCCAACCATCCGTCACAGAGCGTTGAGGAAATTATGCAGATTGTTCAGGAAGCAATGACACCAGGAGAAGTGTCTAAAATCGGGGACCAAATGTTGGCTGGAGGATCGGGGCTCGACGATCTGGAAGCTGATATAGATTCTGAAGTTGATGTCAGTGGTGACTATGTAACTGCTGTTTGA